The following nucleotide sequence is from Oncorhynchus clarkii lewisi isolate Uvic-CL-2024 chromosome 6, UVic_Ocla_1.0, whole genome shotgun sequence.
CACTGTGACACAAGCAGTCATCATTGTCATCACTGAGACACAAGCAGTCATCGCTGTGACACAAGCAGTCATCACTGTGACACAAGCAGTCATCACTGAGACACAAGCAGTCATCGCTGTGACACAAGCAGTCATCACTGAGACACAAGCAGTCATCGCTGTGACACAAGCAGTCATCACTGTGACACAAGCAGTCATCGCTGTGACACAAGCAGTCATCGCTGTGACACAAGCATTCATCGCTGTGACACAAGCAGTCATCACTGTGACACAAGCAGTCATCACTGTCATCACTGAGACACAAGCAGTCATCGCTGTGACACAAGCAGTCATCACTGTGACACAAGCAGTCATCACTGAGACACAAGCAGTCATCGCTGTGACACAAGCAGTCATCACTGAGACACAAGCAGTCATCGCTGTGACACAAGCAGTCATCACTGTGACACAAGCAGTCATCGCTGTGACACAAGCAGTCATCGCTGTGACACAAGCATTCATCGCTGTGACACAAGCAGTCATCACTGTGACACAAGCAGTCATCGCTGTGACACAAGCAGTCATCACTGTCATCACTGTGACACAAGCAGTCATCACTGTCATCACTGTGACACAAGCAGTCATCACTGTGACACAAGCAGTCATCGCTGTGACACAAGCAGTCATCACTGTCATCACTGTGACACAAGCAGTCATCACTGTCATCACTGTGACACAAGCAGTCATCACTGTCATCACTGAGACACAAGCAGTCATCACTGAGACACAAGCAGTCATCGCTGTGACACAAGCAGTCATCGCTGTGACACAAGCAGTCATCACTGAGACACAAGCAGTCATCACTGAGACACAAGCAGTCATCACTGAGACACAAGCAGTCATCGTTTAACATTTTCCAGGTAGTTGAACTAAAGGAGCTATAATAATACAGGTTGTAGATTCTACAATTCCAAGCAGGAACTTTCTCAGTAATGTTCGTGCTACATGTTAAGACATTCTCAGTAATGTTCGTGCTACATGTTAAGACATTCTCAGTAATGTACATGCTACATGTTAAGACATTCTCAGTAATGTAAGTGCTACATGTTAAGACATTCTCAGTAATGTTCGTGCTACATGTTAAGACATTCTCAGTAATGTTCGTGCTACATGTTAAGACATTCTCAGTAATGTACATGCTACATGTTAAGACATTCTCAGTAATGTTCGTGCTACATGTTAAGACATTCTCAGTAATGTACGTGCTACATGTTAAGACATTCTCAGTAATGTACGTGCTACATGTTAAGACATTCTCAGTAATGTACATGCTACATGTTAAGACATTCTCAGTAATGTTCGTGCTACATGTTAAGACATTCTCAGTAATGTACATGCTACATGTTAAGACATTCTCAGTAATGTTCGTGCTACATGTTAAGACATTCTCAGTAATGTTCGTGCTACATGTTAAGACATTCTCAGTAATGTTCGTGCTACATGTTAAGACATTCTCAGTA
It contains:
- the LOC139412481 gene encoding uncharacterized protein, with the translated sequence MSMVSVPVIAVTQAVITETQAVITVTQAVIAVTQAVIAVTQAVITVITVTQAVIAVTQAVITVTQAVITVITETQAVITVTQAVITVTQAVITVITETQAVITVTQAVIAVTQAVITVTQAVITVTQAVIIVITETQAVIAVTQAVITVTQAVITETQAVIAVTQAVITETQAVIAVTQAVITVTQAVIAVTQAVIAVTQAFIAVTQAVITVTQAVITVITETQAVIAVTQAVITVTQAVITETQAVIAVTQAVITETQAVIAVTQAVITVTQAVIAVTQAVIAVTQAFIAVTQAVITVTQAVIAVTQAVITVITVTQAVITVITVTQAVITVTQAVIAVTQAVITVITVTQAVITVITVTQAVITVITETQAVITETQAVIAVTQAVIAVTQAVITETQAVITETQAVITETQAVIV